A single window of Oscillatoria sp. FACHB-1406 DNA harbors:
- a CDS encoding pyridoxamine 5'-phosphate oxidase family protein: MPRKFGEIAFTPEVKAAQEQRGSRQTYEKYIANGAANDTITPKIEETIARLDGFYLGTVSSNGYPYIQFRGGTPGFLKVLDEKTLGFADFSGNVQYITVGNLSSNDKAFLFLMDYRHRKRIKLWGRASFVEGDAELIARLQVPGYPANIERAILFHVEATSENCPQHIPIRYSETEVEEMIAPLRDRITELEQQLRDRIN; this comes from the coding sequence ATGCCTCGCAAATTTGGAGAAATTGCGTTTACGCCCGAAGTCAAAGCCGCCCAGGAACAAAGGGGGTCTCGTCAAACCTACGAGAAATATATTGCCAATGGTGCAGCGAACGATACGATTACCCCAAAAATTGAGGAAACGATCGCTCGACTGGATGGATTTTATTTGGGAACGGTCAGTTCCAATGGCTATCCCTATATTCAGTTTCGGGGGGGTACGCCGGGATTCCTCAAAGTATTGGATGAAAAGACATTGGGCTTTGCTGATTTTTCGGGCAACGTGCAATACATTACAGTCGGCAATCTTTCCAGCAACGATAAAGCCTTTCTATTTTTGATGGATTATCGTCACCGCAAACGGATTAAACTCTGGGGCAGAGCGAGTTTTGTTGAAGGGGATGCAGAATTAATTGCACGATTGCAAGTTCCAGGGTATCCCGCTAACATCGAAAGAGCCATTCTTTTCCATGTGGAAGCAACCAGCGAGAACTGTCCCCAACACATTCCGATTCGCTATTCAGAAACCGAAGTGGAAGAGATGATAGCTCCTCTGCGCGATCGCATTACTGAATTAGAGCAGCAGTTACGCGATCGAATCAACTAA
- a CDS encoding AAA family ATPase has protein sequence MRIEKISVKGLFGIFDHVIPLNMDEQMTIIHGPNGFGKTAILKMINGLFNCQYSIFQNIPFLEFELQFDNDNRIRVSKDKERHNKAKKKNQILCEFYENLSSSSPKQFSLTENVKDKERGFPIDILDDVIPEISRVSARTWRYMPTGETLSFNEAVARFADALSIKIKSSGEPEWLELVKSNVRVRLIESQRLLNVARHQSSRYYTETHSMLPTVSAYSEEISQLIQSKLAEYGTTSQSLDRTFPARAIAQHNTTQLTDEKLREQLNELEQTRSRLIEVGLLDKDDNSDFQIQSQNIDESTKSILSVYVDDVEKKLKVFNEIADKIYLLRSIINKKFSYSYKEINFNKEKGFVFKTLYPNSLSNENTLSPTDLSSGEQHELVLLYELLFKVKPNTLVLIDEPELSLHVGWQSKFLEDLQEIIKLADLDILMATHSPDLIQDRWDLTVELKGPEK, from the coding sequence ATGCGGATCGAAAAAATTTCCGTTAAAGGTTTATTTGGAATATTCGACCATGTTATCCCATTAAACATGGACGAGCAAATGACTATAATTCACGGTCCAAACGGATTTGGCAAAACGGCAATCCTGAAAATGATAAACGGTCTCTTCAACTGTCAATACTCGATTTTTCAAAATATTCCATTTTTAGAGTTTGAGCTACAATTTGATAACGATAACAGAATACGAGTTTCCAAAGACAAAGAGCGTCATAATAAAGCTAAAAAAAAGAATCAGATATTATGTGAGTTTTATGAAAATCTATCTTCATCATCGCCTAAACAGTTTTCTCTCACGGAAAATGTAAAGGATAAAGAACGTGGTTTTCCTATCGATATTCTCGATGATGTTATCCCAGAAATTAGCAGAGTTAGTGCTAGAACCTGGAGATATATGCCGACAGGAGAAACTCTTTCATTTAATGAAGCAGTGGCACGTTTTGCGGATGCTTTATCCATTAAAATAAAGTCTAGTGGAGAACCGGAATGGTTGGAATTGGTAAAAAGCAATGTTCGTGTTCGTCTGATTGAATCTCAACGTTTATTAAATGTAGCTCGTCATCAATCTTCACGATATTACACCGAAACGCATTCAATGTTACCAACCGTCTCTGCTTACTCGGAGGAAATTTCCCAACTCATACAATCCAAATTAGCCGAATATGGCACTACATCGCAGTCCCTCGATCGCACCTTTCCGGCTCGCGCGATCGCGCAGCATAACACGACTCAATTAACAGATGAAAAACTGCGCGAACAACTTAACGAACTCGAACAGACGCGCTCTCGTTTAATCGAAGTCGGTTTATTAGATAAAGACGATAACTCGGATTTTCAGATTCAGTCTCAGAATATTGATGAAAGTACAAAGAGTATTTTATCAGTTTATGTTGATGATGTTGAAAAAAAACTTAAAGTCTTTAATGAAATTGCGGACAAAATATATTTATTGAGAAGTATCATCAATAAAAAATTCTCTTATTCTTATAAAGAAATTAATTTTAACAAAGAAAAAGGATTTGTTTTTAAAACCTTATATCCAAACTCCCTCTCTAACGAAAATACACTCTCTCCGACTGACTTATCATCCGGGGAGCAGCATGAGTTAGTTCTCCTTTACGAACTTCTATTTAAAGTAAAACCTAATACTTTAGTTCTCATTGACGAACCAGAACTTTCCCTTCATGTCGGCTGGCAGTCTAAGTTTCTAGAAGATTTGCAAGAAATCATTAAACTCGCCGATTTAGATATTTTAATGGCAACTCATTCACCCGACCTGATTCAAGACCGCTGGGATTTAACAGTGGAGTTGAAAGGGCCGGAAAAATGA
- a CDS encoding DUF4435 domain-containing protein, with amino-acid sequence MREFLSADREANAIRMRRSTFSGTFLLLEGHSDKVFYDRFIDRDICVSIVLNGKVRVIEVLEILENSSFPGILAIVDADFDRVENVNRASPNLLLTDTHDIETLLLDSPALDKVLLEFGSEEKIAKFGRDIKTVLIEAALPIGCLLLVSKIDGLNLKFEGIGFSKFIDEKTLRVNELKLIQEIKNKSQLPALSTEGLQQKLTAQKSLCYDCLQICCGHHLVEILSFSLRRTLGSAKADDVKTDYLERSLRLAYEATYFYTTGIYRSVQIWETNNQPFRVL; translated from the coding sequence ATGAGAGAATTTTTGTCTGCTGACCGCGAAGCGAATGCAATTAGGATGCGGCGCAGCACATTTTCGGGAACTTTTCTCCTTTTAGAAGGACATTCCGACAAAGTTTTTTATGACCGCTTCATCGACCGAGATATTTGTGTTTCTATTGTTCTGAATGGAAAAGTTCGAGTTATTGAGGTTTTAGAAATTTTAGAAAATTCTAGTTTCCCTGGCATTCTTGCCATTGTTGATGCCGACTTCGATCGCGTCGAAAATGTCAATCGAGCTAGCCCCAATCTTTTGCTGACCGACACGCACGACATTGAAACCCTGTTACTCGATTCACCGGCTCTGGATAAAGTTTTATTGGAGTTCGGTTCGGAGGAAAAAATCGCTAAGTTCGGCAGAGATATTAAAACTGTCTTGATTGAAGCTGCACTTCCCATCGGCTGCCTACTTTTAGTTTCAAAAATAGATGGATTAAACTTAAAATTTGAGGGAATCGGATTCAGTAAGTTTATTGATGAGAAGACCTTACGAGTAAATGAATTGAAACTTATTCAAGAAATTAAAAATAAATCTCAACTACCGGCATTAAGCACTGAAGGTCTACAGCAAAAATTAACGGCTCAAAAAAGCCTATGTTACGATTGCTTGCAAATCTGCTGTGGTCATCACTTAGTTGAAATTTTATCTTTCAGTTTGCGTAGAACCTTGGGTTCGGCTAAAGCTGATGATGTCAAGACTGACTATCTCGAACGCAGCTTAAGGCTTGCTTACGAAGCAACTTACTTTTACACGACCGGAATTTACCGTTCCGTGCAAATCTGGGAAACCAATAATCAGCCGTTTCGGGTTTTATAA